The following nucleotide sequence is from Herpetosiphonaceae bacterium.
TGCCGAATTGAGCACGCCGCTTCCTGAATATCCTCCCTGATCCCGCATTAACAGCATAGGATAGACCCGACATTCGTGTATACGCGGCTCCGATGCGTGCAGTAACTATGCCATTGATCGAAGATCGGCACCTGAACACAGAGCGATGTCGAGCGACGAGCAGGCTACCTCGACATCAGGCAGCTAAAAAACCGCCGACTCGGGGTATGCATAGTCGGCAAGCACGGCATCGCTCTGCTCGGATGATAGACCTTTTAGCACGGCATCCTGACTATAAGCTGTCGTATATCATCAACAACCGCAACTCGCCCCCCTATCGACAAAAGGGTTCCGCTCTATGACAGACTCGTATCACATTCCGATGAAGGAACTGCCCGCCTCCGAACAGCCGCGCGAACGACTCAGAGATAACGGCCCCCAGGCGTTGAGCGACGCCGAGCTCCTGGCGATACTTTTACGAACCGGCGTCACCGGCATCAACGTCGTCGAGATGGCGCGCAAGCTGCTGGTCGAGCATGGCGGCTGGGTCGGGCTGCAACGGCTGAGCTTTGAAGAGCTTACGAAGATCCACGGTATGGGGGAGGCGAAAGCGGCGCAGGTGAAGGCGGCACTGGAGATTGGGCGGCGGCTGCTGCTGGCACAGCCTGAGCAGCGGCCACAGATCACCTGTCCCGACGACGTGGCGAATCTGCTGATGGTCGAGATGAGCCATCTGGAGCAGGAGCATCTGCGGGTAGTGCTGCTCAACACCAAAAATCATGTGCTCAAGATCACAACGATCTATATCGGATCGATCAATAGCTCGGCGGTGCGCATCGGCGAGATCTTCAAGGAGGCCCTCAAGCACAACGCCGCCTCGCTGATTGTGGTCCACAACCACCCGTCGGGCGATCCCACGCCCTCGCCCGAAGATGTCGCCGTCACCCGCCACCTGATCGAGTCGGGCAAGCTGCTGGATGTGAATGTGCTCGATCATCTCGTGATTGGGCAGGGGCAGTGGGTCAGCCTGCGGCAGCGGCGGCTGGCCTTCAGCGGATAGGAGGCGCGCAGGCTGTCCAAACAGCACACATCAGCCGAGCATCGAATTGATGCTACAGCAGCCGCGAAAGCTCGATACAGTCATCAACCGATGCGGCGCATCGGCTGCGCATCCTTGATCCACATTGTGACGCATGATACAATGCCAGCAACAAATGATTTCGTTGTGCGACCCCCAGGCAGGCCGAGGCCGCTGGGGGTTTCTTGTAAATAAGAGGATGCCATGCTGATCGTCATGGACTCGCATGCTACCGACGAGCAGATCAAACGGGTTTGTGAAGAGATCACAGCGATGGGCTACGAGCCTCATCCGATGCCCGGACCCACGCGCACGGCGATCGGCGTCACCGGCAACGAAGGCGCGATCGTGCAAACATCACGGATTCAAATGCTGCCCGCAGTAGCCGAGATCATTCGGGTGACAAAGCCGTACAAGCTCGTATCACGAGAGTTCAAAGAGATAGACACGATTGTGCGGGTGGGCAATGTCGAGATCGGCGGCAGCGGCATCATCGTGATGGCTGGGCCGTGCACCATCGAGAGCCGCGCCCAGTTGTTCCACACGGCTCAGGCGGTCATCGCCGAGGGCGCGACCATCGTTCGTGGCGGCGCGTTCAAGCCGCGCACCTCGCCCTACAGCTTCCAGGGCCTTGGCGAAGAAGGGCTGCGCTACCTGGCGGAGGTGCGCGAGGAGCTGGGCACGCCCGTGATCACCGAGGTCATGGACACCGAAACCGTGCCGCTCGTCGAGCAGTACGCCGATATTTTGCAGATTGGCGCGCGCAACATGCAAAACTACCCGCTGCTGCGCAAAGTTGGCCGCTCTCGCCGGGCCGTGATGCTCAAGCGCGGCTTTGCGGCGACGCTCAAGGATCTGCTGCTGGCCGCCGAGTACATCATGGCCGAGGGCAACAAGCAGGTGATCCTGTGCGAGCGCGGCGTGCGGACCTTCGACGATCACTCGCGGTTTACGCTGGACCTGGGCGCGATCCCGGTGCTCAAGTCGCTGACACACCTGCCGGTGATCGTCGATCCGAGCCACGCTTCTGGCATGTCCGACCGGATCATCCCGATGGCGCGGGCGGCAATCGCGGCGGGCGCGGACGGGCTGATCGTCGAGGTGCACCCCGACCCGGCCTTTGCCGTATGCGACGGCGAGCAATCGCTGGTGCCGCAGCGCTTCGCCGAGATGATGCAGCAGGTCGGGCGGATTGCGGCGGCAGTTGATCGCACCGTGATCGGTCGTGAGCGCGTTTCTGCCGAAGTATAAGTATAATGATTGCATGAAATGGTGGAACCCAACCGCTCTTGGATCAAGAATCTGGTACATACAGATGCCTGCTGTGCGGCTGCGCGGCAGGCTTTTTCTATAGGAGGCGCGCATGATCGACTGGGAAGCGAAGTTTGAACGCGAAGGCTTGACCTTCGACGATGTGCTGCTGGAGCCTGCCTACTCCGATATTCTGCCGGCACAGGTGGACGTGGGCACGCAGTTGACCAAAACGATTCGGCTCAACATCCCGATCATCTCATCGGCGATGGATACCGTCACCGAGGCCAGGCTGGCGATTGCGATAGCGCGCGAGGGCGGTCTGGGCATTATCCATAAAAACATGAGCGCCGAGCAGCAGGCCGAGATGGTGCGCAAGGTCAAGCGCTCCGAGAGCGGCATGATCACCGACCCGATCACGCTGCGGCCTGAGCAGACGATCGGCGAGGCGTGGGCCTTGATGGAGGAGTACCACATTTCGGGCGTGCCGATCACGACCGCCAGCGGCGATCTCGTCGGTATCCTGACCAATCGCGACCTGCGCTTTGAGACTGATCCGACGCGCACAATCAGCGAGCTGATGACCAAGGACAATCTCGTGACCGTGCCGGAGGGCACCACGCTGGAGCAGGCTAAAGCCGCGCTGCACAGGCACCGGGTCGAGAAGCTGCTGGTGGTCAACGCGCAGGGCAAGCTGTCGGGGCTGATCACCGTCAAAGACATCACGAAGCAGATCGAGCATCCGAACTCGACGAAAGACGAGTTTGGGCGGCTGCGAGTCGGCGCGGCGATCGGCGCGGGGCCGGAAAACGTCGAGCGCGCGCGAGCGCTGGTGGCGGCGGGCGTGGACCTGCTGATCATCGACACGGCGCACGGACACTCGCAGGGCGTGCTCGACGCGGTCGCGCGCATGCGCGAGCTGTTCCCGAACGTGCAGCTTGTGGCGGGCAACGTCGCGACGGGCGCGGCGACGATCGCGCTGATCGAGCGCGGCGTGGACGCGGTCAAAGTCGGCATTGGCCCCGGCTCGATCTGCACGACGCGCGTCGTCTCCGGCGCGGGCATGCCGCAGATCACGGCGATCGTAGAGTGCGCCAAGGCGGCGGAGCGCTTCGGCGTGCCGATCATCGCCGACGGCGGCATCAAGTACAGCGGCGACATCACCAAGGCGCTCGCGGCGGGCGCGCACACCGTGATGATCGGCTCGCTCTTCGCGGGCACCGAGGAGTCGCCCGGCGAGACGATCCTGTACGAGGGCCGCTCCTACAAATCGTACCGGGGCATGGGCTCGATCGGCGCGATGGAGAAGGGCAGCGGCGACCGGTACTTCCAGAACAACGTCGGCAAGGGCAAGCTCGTCGCCGAGGG
It contains:
- the radC gene encoding DNA repair protein RadC, translated to MTDSYHIPMKELPASEQPRERLRDNGPQALSDAELLAILLRTGVTGINVVEMARKLLVEHGGWVGLQRLSFEELTKIHGMGEAKAAQVKAALEIGRRLLLAQPEQRPQITCPDDVANLLMVEMSHLEQEHLRVVLLNTKNHVLKITTIYIGSINSSAVRIGEIFKEALKHNAASLIVVHNHPSGDPTPSPEDVAVTRHLIESGKLLDVNVLDHLVIGQGQWVSLRQRRLAFSG
- the aroF gene encoding 3-deoxy-7-phosphoheptulonate synthase; this translates as MLIVMDSHATDEQIKRVCEEITAMGYEPHPMPGPTRTAIGVTGNEGAIVQTSRIQMLPAVAEIIRVTKPYKLVSREFKEIDTIVRVGNVEIGGSGIIVMAGPCTIESRAQLFHTAQAVIAEGATIVRGGAFKPRTSPYSFQGLGEEGLRYLAEVREELGTPVITEVMDTETVPLVEQYADILQIGARNMQNYPLLRKVGRSRRAVMLKRGFAATLKDLLLAAEYIMAEGNKQVILCERGVRTFDDHSRFTLDLGAIPVLKSLTHLPVIVDPSHASGMSDRIIPMARAAIAAGADGLIVEVHPDPAFAVCDGEQSLVPQRFAEMMQQVGRIAAAVDRTVIGRERVSAEV
- the guaB gene encoding IMP dehydrogenase: MIDWEAKFEREGLTFDDVLLEPAYSDILPAQVDVGTQLTKTIRLNIPIISSAMDTVTEARLAIAIAREGGLGIIHKNMSAEQQAEMVRKVKRSESGMITDPITLRPEQTIGEAWALMEEYHISGVPITTASGDLVGILTNRDLRFETDPTRTISELMTKDNLVTVPEGTTLEQAKAALHRHRVEKLLVVNAQGKLSGLITVKDITKQIEHPNSTKDEFGRLRVGAAIGAGPENVERARALVAAGVDLLIIDTAHGHSQGVLDAVARMRELFPNVQLVAGNVATGAATIALIERGVDAVKVGIGPGSICTTRVVSGAGMPQITAIVECAKAAERFGVPIIADGGIKYSGDITKALAAGAHTVMIGSLFAGTEESPGETILYEGRSYKSYRGMGSIGAMEKGSGDRYFQNNVGKGKLVAEGIEGMVAYKGPLADTVYQLVGGLRAGMGYVGARNVEQLRRDTRFIRITMASLIESHPHDVTITKEAPNYNERR